From the genome of Aerococcus urinaehominis:
TATCAAGCTTTAGATACTAGAGTGGTATAGTCGCAAATTATGGTAGCTCTTTTAATATGCTATAATGGCTAAAAGTTTACAGGAGGATTTAGACATGACTCAGAAAATTTTAACCACTCACGTTGGCTCCCTACCACGGACGCCTGAATTATTAGAAGCAAACAGTCGTCGTGCTAAAGAAGAAATTTCTAATGAGGAATTTGACCAAATTATTGCGGAATCCGTTGATAAGGTTGTTAAAAAACAAAAAGAAATTGGTATTGACCAAGTAAATGATGGTGAGTATGGCCACATTACATCAGGCGCTATCGACTACGGTGCTTGGTGGAATTATTCTTTCTACCGTTTAGGTGGTCTGGAAATGACCGGAGAAGATCGCTGGGCCAAAAAGGAAGCAATCCTTTCTAAGCCAGGTGAGATTAAGCTAACTAACTTCTCTGACCGTCGTGACCGCCAAAAATTTAGAGCTGCTTATGAAGATCCAGATTCAGGAGTCCTAGGCAAACGTGCTAATGTGCCTAACCCAGCCTTTGCTGGCAAGGTGACCTACACTGGTCAAGACCAGGTTAATCGGGATGTTAGCTTATTAACAGCAGCTATGAAGAAATATGATATTGAGCAAGGCTTCATGGCCGCTATTTCGCCTGGAGCAGCAGCCCGTTTAGAAGACCGTTTCTACCACGATGAAGTGGCACTTTTAAATGACTTGGCTGATGCCTTACATGAGGAGTACAAAGCAATTACTGATGCAGGTTTGATTGTGCAAATTGATGCACCGGATTTAGCTGAAGCTTGGGACCAAATTAATCCAGAACCTAGTGTGTCTGACTTCCAAAAATGGTTGCAGTTGCGGGTTGATGCCGCTAATCGCGCTTTGAAAGGTATCGATCCAGAATTAGTCCGTCTGCATATTTGCTGGGGTTCTTGGCATGGCCCTCACACAACGGATATTCCTTTTGAAGATATTGTTGACCAATGCTTAGAAATTAAGGCTGGTTCCTTCTCTTTTGAAGCCTCTAGTCCACGTCACGCCCATGAGTGGAAGGTTTGGGAAAAACCAGGCCGTCTAGGTAAAAATCAAAAGATTGTGCCAGGTCTAGTTTCTCATTCAACTAATGCTGTTGAACATCCTGAGTTAATTGCTGACCGGATTGTCCGCTTTGCCGATATTGTTGGTCCTGAAAATGTGATTGCTTCAACTGACTGCGGTTTGGGTGGTCGTCTCCATGAACAAATTGCTTGGGCTAAACTAGAAGCTTTGGTTGAAGGCGCTGAACTCGCATCTCAACGTTTATTTAGATAGTAAGTACTAGCAGTAAGGGCTGGCTCCTGATGAGCCAGCCCTTTTTAATTGATTAATCTTTGGATAATACTTTTTTCTCTTTGGCTGGGTCCTCTTGGTCGGTGTCTATGAGTCGATTTAGATCTTGGCGCAATTTTTGGGCTACGATGCGCGCTTCTTTACGGAAGGAAAGTTCACCGGTAAAGGCATGAACTTTACCGACTTGCATTTTACGTAAATTTTTATTGGCATAGATTGGCACGAATTGAATATGATCTTTAAATCGTTTCTGGTAGAGGCGGTCAATGGCTAAAAAGCCTTCATAAATTTTACCGACCTGGTCGGTATCATTGGCATAGTCAACATCAGGCATAATTAAAATTGGCACACCTTGTGATAATGCTTCTAGACTGGTGGCAAAGGTCTGCTTAATTTCTTTATTTTTGCGGTAGACCGGAATGACGCGGGCCTGCTTTAGGGTAAAGGCGGTAATCCAGGAAGTTGGCCAGGCAATCGTTTTAGCCAGCCACAAGGGTAGACCAAAACGTTTTGAAAAGGTAAAACGAGAAAAGTGTCGATAGCAAGTTTTTTGGTCAACTAATTTAGCGAAGACCCAGGTTCGCATAAAAATAGGTGTCCAAATGATAATGCGCAGGGGGCCTTTAAGGTTTTCGTGGTGGGTAACAAAAACGGTGGGTCGGTTGAGGTCTAATTGCGGATAGTCAGCTGGATTGAAGCTGATACGGGGCACGAAAAGTCGGGCAATTTGTCGCAAACAAATTACCCAAAAACCAAATCTCTTCTTCATAATTCACCAACTTTAAAAAATATTAAATAAATCTTACCACAGGTGGTGCGAAAAAGGCCCGTATAAAGGCTTGGATAGGGGCAGGTGGTTTGGATGCTGGGATAGGATACGTGTTTTTTTATTTGACAAGGCTGGCTATTCGCGGTATTATATTAGACGGTATTGTTTGCCCCATGATTAGCCCCGGAAACCTAATTATGATCGAACAATCTGACAAGATAACGGAGGAAACAAAATGCGCACTACATACATGGCTAAATCTAGCGAAGTAGAACGTAACTGGGTTGTCCTTGACGCAACTGATGTACCTTTAGGTCGTTTATCAGCTGTGGCAGCTAGCATGTTACGTGGTAAAAATAAACCAACTTTCACACCTAACGTAGATACTGGTGATTTCGTAATTATTATCAACGCTGACAAGGTTAAATTAACTGGTAACAAGGCTAAAGATAAAAAATATTACCGTCACTCAGGTTATCCAGGTGGTATCTATGAAACAACTGCTGGCGATATGTTAAACAACCGCCCAGAACGTTTAGTAGAGTTATCAATCAAAGGTATGCTACCTAAATCTTCTTTAGGTCGTAAACAATTTACTAAATTACATGTTTACGCTGGTGGCGAACATCCACACCAAGCACAACAACCTAAAACTATCGATATTACAGAATTAATCTAAGGAGGGAACAGCATTGGCACAAGCTCAATATTCAGCAACTGGACGCCGTAAACATTCTACAGCGCGCGTACGCTTAGTACCTGGCTCTGGACGTATCGTTTTCAACGGTAAAGATATGGAAGAATACTTACCATATCCATCATTATACGTAATTGTTAAACAACCTTTAGACATCACTCAAACTGATGGTCAATATGACATCTTCATCAATGTTGATGGTGGTGGCTATGCTGGTCAATCAGGTGCAGCTCGTCACGGGATTGCACGTGCTCTATTAAAAGTTGATCCAGACTTCCGTAAACCATTAAAAGATGCTGGTCTATTAACACGTGACCCTCGTATGAAGGAACGTAAGAAACCAGGTCTTAAGAAAGCCCGTAAAGCACCTCAATTCTCAAAACGTTAATTTTGGACTTTACTGCAAGACACTCGCCCGAGGGCGGGTGTTTTTTTTGTTTTAGATGGTAATGGTTTGCCCACTGTTTTGGCTTAGTTTAGCTAGAATTAAACTTAGTGTATAATATAAATTAATCAAAACTATGAAAGAAGGATCAAAATGAGCAATGAGTCAGTCGTAAAATCACGTGACCAAGTCAATCCTGCCGCCAAGTGGGACTTGACGGCTATTTTTCCCACTCAAGCGGCTTATGAGCAAGCTTTGGATCAAATTCAGGTTGATGTTAATGATTTTACAGAAAGTTATAAGGGTCGTTTAAACCAGTTAGATCTTTTGTCTCAAGCAATTTATAGCAGGTCAGATTTAGCAGTCCAGGTATCACAATTGAGTCATTACGCCTTATTACCTGTTGAGGTGGACCGGACTGATAGCCAAGCTGCTCTGCGTTTAGGTAAATTAGAAGCTATCCTTAACCAGTTAACCAGTGACTTGCTGTGGTTTGAAGCAGAGCTTTTAGACTTGCCACAGAATCTTTTAGACCAACTGGCTCAGAGCCAACCTGATCTAGAAGATTTTTGTCGCCAGCTCACCAAAAAACGCCAGCGCTATTTGGGTAAGGACTTGGAGTCGGCCCTAGTAGATCTGGCGCCAGCCAACCAGCAATTCTATAATATCTATAATGAAGCTAAACTAGCTGACTTGGATTTTCCTGACTTTACCGTTAATGGCAAGACCTATCCTTTATCCTTTGTCCTCTATGAAGATAAGTATATGTATGATGAGGATACCGAGGTTAGAAGAACTGCTTACCAAGTCTTTTCAGATCAATTGGCTAAATACCAACATAGTTTTGCCGCAACTTATTATGGCCACTTGCTTCAGGAGAAAGCTCAGGCCAAATTAAGGGGATTCGATTCGACTATCGATTATTTGCTGGACAGCCAGGATGTTGACCGTGAGCTTTATAATCGGCAAATCGATGTCATTATGGAAAAATTAGCCCCAGTTATGCAGAAATATATCAGCCACCTTAAAGCAGTTCGGGGTCTAGATAAGATGACCTATGCTGATCTCAAAATTAGCTTAGACCCTGATTTTTCTAAGCAAATTACTTTCCCAGAAAGTGAGGCATATATTAAAGGCGCGACGGCAGTTCTTGGTGCAGATTATTACTCTAAACTAGCCATGGCCTACCAGGATAATTGGGTGGATTATGCTCAAAACAAGGGTAAGTCTACCGGTGGTTTCTGCACGTCGGTGGCTGGCGTTCATCCCTATATTTTAATGTCCTGGACTAATCAACTGTCTGATTTATATACCCTTATCCATGAATTAGGTCATGCTGGCCAAATGATAACAGCTGAAGAGCATAATCTCTACTTAACCAGTGAACCTAGTCTTTACCTGATTGAGGCGCCATCCACCTTCAATGAACTCTTACTCACTGCTTATCTTGAAGACCAGGCTGAGGACACCCGCAGTAAACGCTTTGCTTTAGCTTCGATGATAGCCAATACTTATTTTCATAATTTCGTCACCCACCTCTTAGAAGCAGCCTACCAAAGAGAAGTCTACCGAGAAATCGATAAGGGTGAGGCGGTTACGGCTGAGAAGCTATCGGAATTAAAAGAACAGGTGCTCAAGCAATTCTGGGGATCAGCTGTTGATCTAGAACCGGCCAGCCAGCTAACCTGGATGCGCCAGCCTCATTATTATATGGGCCTCTATCCTTATACCTATTCAGCGGGCTTAACTATTGCCACCCAGGCCTTCCTCAACATTCGCGCGGGCCAGGTGGGAGCTGTTGAAAAGTGGTTGGCCTTTTTAACAACAGGGGCCATGGATCCTGTCCGGGCTGCGGATATCGCTGGAGTAGATATCACAACAGAAGCAGCCTTAGAAAATACTATTGCCTTCCTTGATCGAACAGTTGACCAAATTATTGCTTATAGCCAAGACCTCTCTGCAAGCTAGATTGAAAATAATTTGAAAAAACACTTGACAATTATTGTCTGGCGACTTAAGATATCTTTAAGATTTGTTAGAGTGAATTTATGAAAGGAGATACTAGGATGACTTGCTTAAAATTAAATATAATTCTTGAGAACCTAGTGTCTCTTAATAATAAATATTACTTTAGCTTTTTTAGATAGCTGTTTGTGTTGATGACTCAGTCATAGATGCAAACAGGGTAAACTGCCAAGTTTGTATCTATGAGAGCTAGAGCTATTTCACGTGATGAAGCCCTCATAGAGATGAAAAACTCTTGATCGGCTTCGAGATTTCGAGGACATGCGCATACCAAAAGTGTTTTGGGGCCGGTTAAGTTTTTTGACAAACTTGACCGGCTCTTTTTGTGACTAGCTTGATTTAGGAGGAAATAATAATGAAAATTAATCGTTTAGCAAAATATAGTATCTCTTTATTAGCAGCCTTATCTTTAGCAGCTTGTGGTAATGGTAACCAAGCTGGTGCTGGTAGCGCTGATGGCCAAGTTAAGGTTGGTGTGCTTCAGTTTATGGAGCACGAGTCATTAGACCAAGCGCGTCAGGGTTTTGAAGCGGAGTTGGCAGACAATGGCTACAAGGCAGGCGATAAACTAGAATTAGCCTATTCAAATGCCCAAGGGGACCAATCTAACCTACAAGGTATTACCCAGCAGTTTGCTAACAGCCAGGATTTGGTCTTATCAATCGCTACCCCAGCTGCTCAAGCCATGTTGAATGCGGACCAATCGACCCCACAGCTATTTACTACGGTAACTGACCCTGTATCAGCTGGCCTAGTTCAATCGATTGAAAAGCCAGGTAGGAATATGACGGGTACCTCTGATAGCGTGGATGTTGCTAAGGTGATTGACCTATTATTGACAACTAAGGATGATATCAAGACTATCGGGGTTATCTATAATTCAAGCGAGGTCAATTCAGAAGTCCAATATCAACAAGCTAAAGAATATATTGAATCTAAAGGTCTTAAGGTGGAGCAAGCCACTGTCACTTCTACTAACGAAGTGCAAACAGCGATCACAGGCTTAGCCAACCGAGTTGATGCCGTTTACCTACCAACTGATAATACGGTAGCTTCTTCGATTGCAACAATCGGTAAAGTGCTAATGGAAACTAAGACCCCTTCAGTAGCAGGTTTCGATGCAGGTGTTGAAGGCGCCCTCTGTGCTTATGGGGTCGATTATGAAGCCCTAGGTCGGCAAACTGCCAAAATGGCTTTACGGATTTTAGAAGATGGTCAAGATCCTGCTAATATGCCAGTTGAGTATTCAGAAACGTTCACCATTCGTGTTAACCAAGAGATGGCAGATGCCCTAGGTATCGACGCTCAAGCCTTAGAAAACACTAAAATTTAGCTGATAGAGGAAAGGCTTATGGTAATTAAATTAAATAAGCTAGCCTTGCTAGCCCTTGCCTGTTTGGGGATAGCTGGTTGTCAATCTAGTCAGGAGGCAGACCAGCCCCATTCAGATCAACCGGTTAAGGTCGGTATCTTACAATTTTCAGAAAATCCTGCTATGGACCAAGCTCACGGTGGCTTTACCAGGGCCCTAGCTGATGCTGGTTATCAAGAGGGGGAGAATTTGATGATTGACTATGAGAATGCTGCCCAGGACCATTCTAACCTTTATGGTATTGCCGAAAAGATGGCCCGTGAAGATGACCTACTTTTAGGATTGGGGACTCAGTCTAGTCAGGCTTTCGCTAATATCGAGGAAAAGAAACCAATCGTTTTTACAGCGGTGACTGATGCTGAAGGTGCCCAGCTGGTTGCTAGCAACGAATCTCCTGAACGCAATGTTACCGGGACCTCAAATATGGTATTACCTATGTCAGGGGTTGATTTCTTAGTGGCTAATGTTGAAAATTTGGAAACAATTGGCATCCTCTATAATGCTGGTGAGGTTAATTCCAATATTCAATATGAAAACTGTAAAGCTTATGCTGAATCACTAGGGCTAAAAGTTGAAGGCATGACGATTACCAATACTAACGATGTTCAGGGGGCAATTACGGCCCTGGCTGGTAAGGTTGATGCTATTTATCTGCCAACAGATAATTCGATCGTGCAGACCGCCCCGACTATTGGTGAAGTTGTTAAACGAATGGGGGTACCCACCGTTGGTAGTGATAAAACTTCCTTGCCAGCTTGCTTAGCAACATTCGGTGTTGATTATGAGCGTATCGGTTACCGGGCCGGAGAAATGGCTGTTGAAATCTTAGCTGGTAGGGCACAACCGGCTGATATGCCGGTTGAACTACCAGACCACTTAGAACTAACTGTGAATCCAGAGATGGCAAAAGCTCTAGATTACGATCCAGGAGCCTTAGCCGATTAAAAATAGAGAGGAAGGGCGATAATGTCCAGTCGATTTAGCTGGTGGGCCATGTGTTTGATCTTGTTACTTGGCCTGACAGGTTGCCAGCAAGCTGACCAAGATCCAAGTGTTAAACAGGTAGGTATTTTACAATTTTCGGAAAATCCTACTATGGACCAAGTAGTAGCCGGTTTTAAAAAGGGGCTCGCTGATCATGGCTTTCGGGAAGATGATAATCTAGTGATTGATTTAGAAAATGCTGCCCAAGACCATTCTAATTTGTATGGGATTGCTGGCAAGATGACCCGGGTCTATGACCTTAGTTTAGGTTTAGGCACCCCGCCTACCCAGGCTTTGGCGAATGCGGGCAACGACAACCCGATTGTTTTTGCGGCAGTTTCCGATCCCAAGGGCGCCAACTTGGTCGCCTCTTATGACCGGCCTGGCGGCAATGTGACTGGGGCTTCTGATATGGTCCTGCCAAACCAGGGTATAGATTTCCTGCGCCAGCATGTACCCGAACTTAAAACTATTGGTGTCCTTTACAATGCGGGAGAAGTTAATTCGCAAATCCAATTTGAGAATGTGAAGGCTTATGGTGAGTCAGTTGGTCTCAAAGTTGAGGGGATGACGATTACTAATACTAATGATGTGCAACATGCCATCACCGCTTTGGCCGGTAAGGTAGATGCCGTTTATTTACCGACTGACCACTCGATCGTCCAAACTATTGCCACGATTGCAAATACTTTACATGCTATGAAAGTGCCAGCAGTAGGCGCCGATGTGGCCCAGCTTGAGGCCTGTATTGCAACTTTTGGTGTGAACTATGAAGAGAGAGGGTATCGAGCAGGGGAGATGGCGGCTGAAATTTTACAGGGGCAAGCTAGTCCAGCTGAATTAGCGGTTGACCTGCCAGATAAATTAGACAAAACAATAAATGATGATATGGCCCACCACTTGGGCTTTGATCCCAAGACTTTAAAGGAGGAAAATTAGAAAATGGATTTACTACTATCAAGTGTTGCACAAGGTTTCTTGTGGGCTATGCTAGGCATGGGGGTCTACTTGACCTTTAGAATTTTAGATATGGCTGATATGTCAGCTGAAGGGACTTTTCCATTAGGTGGTGCGGTGTCAGCAGTCTTAATCGTGAACGGTATGAATCCCATTCTGGCTACCCTAGTTGCCATGGTTGCCGGTGCCTTAGCTGGTGCTGTAACGGGTCTTTTACATACTAAAATGAAAATTCCAACCCTATTATCAGGGGTACTGGTAATGACCGGTCTTTATTCAATTAACTTAAGGGTTATGGGTAAGGCTAATTTGCCCTTACTCGGTCAAGATACGGTAATTAGCCTGTTTGAATCTTTTGGCCTTAACCGAGTGATGGCAACAATGCTGGTCGGCCTAATCTTTGTTAGCCTAGTGATTTTAGCCCTAGTCTTGTTTGTAAATACCTCTTACGGTCTGGGCTTTAGAGCAACAGGGGATAACAATGTGATGGCAGAGGCAAACGGGATTAAGACTGAATCTATTAAGGTAGTTGGTTATATGCTATCTAATGGTTTGATTGCTTTATCAGGTGCTTTAATTGCCCAATCTAATGGTTACGCTGATGTCGGTATGGGAACTGGTACAATTGTTATTGGCTTGGCTTCATTTATTATCGCTGAAGTTATTTTACGCAGTATTTCTTTTGGCAAGCGACTAGTAACGATTGTTATAGGCTCTATTATCTACCGGGTGGTTATTGATACCATCATGCAACAAAATATATTGCCAATTCTACCAAGTGATATCCGTATCTTATCTTCAATCGCACTTGCCTTGATCTTATGGTCGCCGGAAGTATCAGCTTGGATGCGTAATCGTAAAGCTAAACAGGGCCAATAGGAGGATAGAAATGACTGAAATTTTACAATTAGAAAAGGTAAATAAAATTTTTAATACCGGTACAGTTAATGAAAACCATGTCACCAAGGACTTTGACTTGACTTTAAGATCAGGTGATTTTGTTTCGGTTATTGGTTCAAATGGGGCAGGCAAGTCAACCTTGCTCAACTTGATTGCTGGGACCCAGCAGCCAACGTCTGGTTCTATCAAACTTAATGGCAAAGAAATTGCTAATGTACCGGCTTATAAACGTGCCAAATATATCGCCCGGGTTTTTCAGGATCCACAAATGGGGACCGCTAGAAACTTGACAATTGAAGAAAATTTGGCTGTTGCTTATAAGCGGGGGCATAGTCGAGGCTTTAGCTTAGGTGTAACTGATCAAATGCGGCAAATCTTTAAAGATCATCTTAAGGAGGTTGACCTAGGCTTAGAAGACCGTTTAACTACAGATGCTGGGGCTTTATCAGGCGGTCAACGTCAAGTATTAACGCTATTGATGGCAGTTTTACAAACGCCAGATATCTTACTCTTGGATGAGCACACAGCTGCCTTGGACCCACGCACAGCTGATATGGTAATGAATTTGACTGAGAAATTAGTGAATGAGAATCATATTACTTCCTTGATGATTACCCATGATATGAGTGATGCCATTCGTTATGGTAACCGCCTAATTATGCTCCATGAAGGCAAGATTGCTGTCGATGTTGCTGGCCAAGAAAAGGCAGATTTGACTGTTGATGACTTGATGAACCTCTTCCAAGCTAGTGTCGGCGCTAGCTTGACTAATGATGAAATTCTACTACAAAGATAATTATCAAGATTAAAAAAATATGTTACACTATAAATACTGATTTGGCATAAAAGCCAGCTACAAAAGTGAACCTGAGGTTGAACTTTTGGGCTGGTTTTTCTTGTTGACAGTGATAAAAGGAGAAGATGAAATGAAAGATAAAAAGACACCCTGGTTAGGGATTATATTAATGATGTTGGCGTCATTGATTGCTGTGACCGGCGAATTACTGCCCTCAGGCCTACTTTATGAGATTAGTCAGGATTTAGGGGTCTCTCATGCCCAAGTGGGCTACTTGCTAGGGGCCTCAGCCATAGTGGCTGCCTGTACCACCATGATTACCACCCGACTGCTGACAGGTTTTAATCGCCGCTATGTTTTGATTGGTGTCGCGCTAGGTTTTGCCTTAGGTAATTTTATTGTTGGTTCAGCAGCCAACTTTGCTATGGCTATTATTGGACGCATGATCACGGGCTTATGTGTGGGCATGTTCTGGCCTTTAATTGGTACCTATGCCCGCCAGGTAGCGGATGGACCCCGAGCTGGCCAGATTATGACTATCGTATTATCTGGCTCAACTATTGGTGTTAGCTTGGGTCTGCCTTTGCTGACTAAATTGGGTCAGAGCTTAACCTGGTCTTGGAGTTTTTATGCTGTTACTTTATTGTGTCTATTGGTAGCTGGTCTAGGGCTGTTTGCATTGCCATCAGTCCCAGGTCGACCTGCCCAGGATACGGTATCGCCGATTAATATTATCAAGCGTAAAAATGTTCAAACGGTGCTCTTGCTAGTCTTACTATATGTTATGGGTCAATATGCTAGTTATGCCTTTATTCAGTTGGTATCAGACCGGATTGGTCTAGCCATTACGACTAGCCAGCTGATTTTTGGGATGGGTGCTATTTTATCCATGGTGATTGTTAGTCGCTTTATTGATCAGCATTTCCACCAATTACTCGGTGCGGTTATTGCCTGCGGTGTCGTCACTATGCTGATTTTTCTTTTTCTAGCTAAGTGGACCTGGTTAGGTGGGCTAGCAATGGGATTATGGGGCTTATCTTATGGCCCCCTGTCAGTCTTGTTACAGAATGCCGTGATCAAGCAAGCACCCAAGGCCGGGGATATTGCTGTATCAGTCCAATCCACTGTATTTGATTTTTCCATCATGCTAGCCTCAGCTATCGGTGGGCAAATTCTGGCTCTAATGGGATTGCCAGCTGTGTTAATTTTTGCCTGTGCGATGTTCGTATCAGCTTGGGTATTGGTCCAACAAAGAAAGGAATTATTTATTTAGTTAAATAAAATTCTTTAGCTTGATTATTAATTCATATCATAAGTTATAATAGGGGACGCAAAAAAACCGGAGCTAGTTAACTAGCTCCGGGTTTTTTCAATATTACGATTATTTAAGAGGTAGCTTAGCACGAAGTTCCTCGGCCATAGCTTCATATTCTTCCTCATTCAGGTATTTTTCATCTAGGTTCATGGCAAAAGGTGTGCCCCACTCAACTTGACCTTCGTATTTAGGCACTAAGTGGAAGTGGAGGTGGCTACCGCCATCACCGTAGGCACCATAATTGATTTTGTCTGGTTGGTATAGTTCATGCATGACTTCTGCTACTTGCGCAATTTCATCAAAATAAGCATGACGGGTTTCCGCATCAATATCCACCAGCTCTGAAACATGCTCCTTGTAGGCAACGATGATACGTCCATGATGGCTTTGTTCTCTAAATAGGATAACTAGACTGTGTTCCAGTTCCCCCACTAGGTAGCCAAAGTTATTTAATAATTCACCTTGTTGGCAATAGCCACAGTTTGGGTCTTTTGCAACCATTTATCTTACCTCCGTTATTATGAATTTAGTCTTGTTAACACTTACATTCTATCATAAAAACGGCCTTAATAAATACCAGTCAGATTATTTATTGCGGAAAATTGTAAAAATAGCTTCTAAAGCTGCTGCGATTGGTAGGTTATTCATGATTGGCCTCCTTTCTCTTTTAAAATTTATTAACACTGAGAATTATAGCTGATTGTAAATTTAATGTAAAGGTAATTGACTACAAATTTACATCAATTTTACATAAAATTTACAATTAGCCAAGGAAAAGGCAATAAATATAGCTAATTTCCTAATATAATAAGCTTTTAAGCAAATAAAAGCTGTGACTCGCTTGGTCACAGCTTTACGATTAAAGGTTTAACTATTATAAAGATTTTTGCTGGCGTAATTAGCATCGCTTGTAATGTCAATACCCAGACGTTTCAGCACTTGTTCATTCTCTAGGGAAGGCATGAAGGTGGCGTGGGCTTGGCAGTTAACCAACTGGTCTAACTGGTCATAGGCAATTTTGGCAGTTGGGTTAGTGACGGCAGAAATAGCTAGGGCGATTAAAATTTCATTAGCATTTAAAGCTTGGACCCGATTACTGAGAGCATCGCGCTTGAGTTCTTGGATGGTATTTAAAATCATGGGTGCTACCAGATCAATATTATCGTTAATACCGGCTAAGGTTTTTAGGCTATTGACAATAATAGCAGCTGAAGCGTCCATGACGTCACCATTACGTCCAGTGACAATCTGGCCGTCAGCTAGTTGCAGGGCCATCACACCTTGGATGTTGTCAACGCCTAGACGGTCTTGAACACTGGCTTCATAGTCACGGGCTGGTTGTACCACGACTCGGTCAGTTGGCTGTAGGTCACTTTCTTCCATAATGATTTGCATCCGTCGGCGGACCTGCTTGTCGGCATGGCCTTTAAAGTAGTCATTTTCAATATTGAAGTAGCGGCGGATAATTTCCTGGTTAGCAGCCTTAATAACTACCTCGTCATCGATAATGCCGGAAGCAATGTAGTTAACGCCCATATCAGTTGGTGATTGGTAAATAGAGGGGGCCTCAGTGATGTTTTCAATAATTCTTTTAATCACGGGGAACATATTGATATCACGGTTATAGTTAACCGCCACTTCACCGTAGGCTTCATAGTGGTAGTTATCGATCATATTAACATCATTGAGGTCAACAGTGGCAGCCTCATAAGCAATGTTAACTGGATGCTTAAGGGGCAGGTTCCAAACGGGGAAGGTCTCGAACTTGGCGTAAGAGGCGTTCATACCCCGTTTATGCTCATGGTAGAGTTGGTTGAGGCAGGTAGCCAATTTACCAGAACCTGCGCCTGGTGCTGACACAACCACAACAGGTTTGGTTGTTTCGATATAGTCGTTTTTGGCAAAGCCTTCAGGGCCAAAAATAGCTTCAATATCAGTTGGATAACCTGCAATAGCCTGATGGGTGTATACCTTAATGCCACGGTTTTCAAGGTTCTTAATAAAACCCTTGGCAGCTGGCTGGCCAGCATAGCGGGTAAGCAGGACACTATTAACCGGTATATGGTAATTTTCATATTCACGGATTAGACGTAATACTTCTTCATTATAGGGGATGCCGTAGTCGCCACGTATTTTGTTGGATTCAATATCACCCGCATAGATACAGATAATAATTTCAGTCTTGTCACGAATGGTTTGCAAGAGCTTCATCTTGGCATCCTCGTCGAAGCCCGGCAGGACCCGCTTAGCATGCTTGTCACCGATAAGTTTGCCCCC
Proteins encoded in this window:
- a CDS encoding ABC transporter substrate-binding protein, whose translation is MKINRLAKYSISLLAALSLAACGNGNQAGAGSADGQVKVGVLQFMEHESLDQARQGFEAELADNGYKAGDKLELAYSNAQGDQSNLQGITQQFANSQDLVLSIATPAAQAMLNADQSTPQLFTTVTDPVSAGLVQSIEKPGRNMTGTSDSVDVAKVIDLLLTTKDDIKTIGVIYNSSEVNSEVQYQQAKEYIESKGLKVEQATVTSTNEVQTAITGLANRVDAVYLPTDNTVASSIATIGKVLMETKTPSVAGFDAGVEGALCAYGVDYEALGRQTAKMALRILEDGQDPANMPVEYSETFTIRVNQEMADALGIDAQALENTKI
- the pepF gene encoding oligoendopeptidase F; the encoded protein is MSNESVVKSRDQVNPAAKWDLTAIFPTQAAYEQALDQIQVDVNDFTESYKGRLNQLDLLSQAIYSRSDLAVQVSQLSHYALLPVEVDRTDSQAALRLGKLEAILNQLTSDLLWFEAELLDLPQNLLDQLAQSQPDLEDFCRQLTKKRQRYLGKDLESALVDLAPANQQFYNIYNEAKLADLDFPDFTVNGKTYPLSFVLYEDKYMYDEDTEVRRTAYQVFSDQLAKYQHSFAATYYGHLLQEKAQAKLRGFDSTIDYLLDSQDVDRELYNRQIDVIMEKLAPVMQKYISHLKAVRGLDKMTYADLKISLDPDFSKQITFPESEAYIKGATAVLGADYYSKLAMAYQDNWVDYAQNKGKSTGGFCTSVAGVHPYILMSWTNQLSDLYTLIHELGHAGQMITAEEHNLYLTSEPSLYLIEAPSTFNELLLTAYLEDQAEDTRSKRFALASMIANTYFHNFVTHLLEAAYQREVYREIDKGEAVTAEKLSELKEQVLKQFWGSAVDLEPASQLTWMRQPHYYMGLYPYTYSAGLTIATQAFLNIRAGQVGAVEKWLAFLTTGAMDPVRAADIAGVDITTEAALENTIAFLDRTVDQIIAYSQDLSAS
- the rpsI gene encoding 30S ribosomal protein S9, whose protein sequence is MAQAQYSATGRRKHSTARVRLVPGSGRIVFNGKDMEEYLPYPSLYVIVKQPLDITQTDGQYDIFINVDGGGYAGQSGAARHGIARALLKVDPDFRKPLKDAGLLTRDPRMKERKKPGLKKARKAPQFSKR
- the rplM gene encoding 50S ribosomal protein L13, with amino-acid sequence MRTTYMAKSSEVERNWVVLDATDVPLGRLSAVAASMLRGKNKPTFTPNVDTGDFVIIINADKVKLTGNKAKDKKYYRHSGYPGGIYETTAGDMLNNRPERLVELSIKGMLPKSSLGRKQFTKLHVYAGGEHPHQAQQPKTIDITELI
- a CDS encoding cobalamin-independent methionine synthase II family protein gives rise to the protein MTQKILTTHVGSLPRTPELLEANSRRAKEEISNEEFDQIIAESVDKVVKKQKEIGIDQVNDGEYGHITSGAIDYGAWWNYSFYRLGGLEMTGEDRWAKKEAILSKPGEIKLTNFSDRRDRQKFRAAYEDPDSGVLGKRANVPNPAFAGKVTYTGQDQVNRDVSLLTAAMKKYDIEQGFMAAISPGAAARLEDRFYHDEVALLNDLADALHEEYKAITDAGLIVQIDAPDLAEAWDQINPEPSVSDFQKWLQLRVDAANRALKGIDPELVRLHICWGSWHGPHTTDIPFEDIVDQCLEIKAGSFSFEASSPRHAHEWKVWEKPGRLGKNQKIVPGLVSHSTNAVEHPELIADRIVRFADIVGPENVIASTDCGLGGRLHEQIAWAKLEALVEGAELASQRLFR
- a CDS encoding ABC transporter substrate-binding protein; protein product: MVIKLNKLALLALACLGIAGCQSSQEADQPHSDQPVKVGILQFSENPAMDQAHGGFTRALADAGYQEGENLMIDYENAAQDHSNLYGIAEKMAREDDLLLGLGTQSSQAFANIEEKKPIVFTAVTDAEGAQLVASNESPERNVTGTSNMVLPMSGVDFLVANVENLETIGILYNAGEVNSNIQYENCKAYAESLGLKVEGMTITNTNDVQGAITALAGKVDAIYLPTDNSIVQTAPTIGEVVKRMGVPTVGSDKTSLPACLATFGVDYERIGYRAGEMAVEILAGRAQPADMPVELPDHLELTVNPEMAKALDYDPGALAD